Genomic segment of Schistocerca nitens isolate TAMUIC-IGC-003100 chromosome 9, iqSchNite1.1, whole genome shotgun sequence:
ACATCTCCAAGATGGGTTCACAGTTATTTTGTAATGCTTCACTACTTCTTTTCTCTTACAGTATTAAGACAATTTCCCACTCAGTGTAGTTAAATTCTTCATTAACGTGTATATAGTCGTGCGTATATCTGTGTCTTCgaacctctttcttttcttttcattcattaatgtttactacacacatcaaaaaaggtttttcatcaccccagttcccagaactcctgaagatagacgatgactgtggatattgtgtcacagacacagtccctttgactcagagatgtcactaaacgcggccaaagatgtaaacaatcatgcatgagcagcgcctattagacagagggggatcgacaaccgatcagttccagtcattccaccaggaaggatgtacacagctcgtgttgtctgtagttcaaccatgcctagacagtcaacacTGCGGTTTGattgtgtctgcattgttactttctgccagggaaatgtccaggcgcctcggagtgaaccaaagcgatattgttcggacatggaggagatacagagagacaggaactgtcgatgacatgcctcgttcagtccgcccaagggctacgactgcagtggatgacagctacctacagattatggctaggaggaaccctgacagcaacgccaccatgttgaataatgcttttcgtgcagccaaagacgtcgtgttaccactcaaactgtgcacaataggctgcatgatgcgcaacttcactaccaacgtccatggcgaggtccatctttgcaaccaggataccatgcagcgcggtacagatggggccaacaacatcccgaatggaccgctcaggattggcatcacgttctcttcactgatgagtgtcatatatggtcggagacgtgcttggaggcaacctcGTCAGGCtaaacgccctagacacactgtccagtgagtgtaacagtgtggaggttccctgctgtttcgaggtggcattatgtggggccgacatatgtcgctggtggtcatggaaggcaccataacggctgtacgatacgtgaatgccatcctccaactgatagtgcaaccatatcggcagcatattggcgaggcattcgtcttcatggacgacagttttgcccccatcgtgcacatcttgtgaatgacttccttcaggataacgacatcgctcgactagagtggccagcatgttctccagacatgaaccctatcgaacaagtctgggatagattgaaaagggctgtttatggacgacgtgacccaccaaccactctgcactgaatcgccgttgaggagtaggacaatctggaccaacatgccttgatgaacttgtgtatagtttGCCACGataaatataggcatgcatcaatccaagaggacgtgctactgggtattagaggtaccgatgtgtacagcaatctagcccaccacctctgaaggtctcgttgtatggtggtagaacatgaaatgtgtggttttcatgagcaataaaaagggcagaaatgatgtttatgttgatctccattccaattttgcgtacaggttccggaactctccgaaccgagatgatgcaaaactttttttgatgtgtgtatttgattaAATTCTGTCAACTTTTCCTTTCTGTTATTTGAAAGAAAATCATGCGTAAGGGTAGGTGgagcagaaaatgaaaaaaaaaatagatttttgtttGATTAAAATCATTTTTTTCAGACGTGCATTGTCAACTTCCCTTCCACCAGTTACAATCCGAATCACTTACTGTACACATTTCAGAAACCATTTAGTACAGAAGGTTGCGGTTTTCGTTTATAGTTCAGCCTGTTCTGTGCAGTGTGCTGTAGTCGACGTCCTTTGCTGATTGATGCGACgtcttccataaaaaaaaaaacatagttttgCTGTTTGTGGTTAGCGGAGGAAGTAGATGTGACTATTTTTTCATAGGAGTAATGGCTAAGCCTAGAGAAATCTGCGATAAAGACAACAAATTATACCAAGAGCGTAGTTGATATTAACGCTGCGTATTTGAGTACCACATACCACGCTGTGAGTGGTATCTGTGACAGGCGCAGTGCAAGCGTCTCGCCGAGGTTCAGAAAAGAAAATAGGTCTTGATTTTTACGTTTATAAGTTCTGTGTAGAAAATGGTACGGATTTCAAAATAATAGTGGAATTTGTCATTCTGGTTCGTCTTCTCAGTGAAAAAGGGAGCTGTTTCTTTAGTGGTGGTTCAGTAACACTAAAGATACATCATGAACGAAAAGAAAGAAGCAAAGTAATGTTAAACGTCCCATCGACAGCGCGGTCAGTACAGAAGGAAAACGAAAGCTCGGATTGTGAAAAGATGGaatgaaatcggctgtgccctgaaTTGGGATGTTGTTGATCCACGTACAGAACTCAGTAGCGTAAGTGTtagaatacaaatggaaggttcGTCTGTGTTACGGAGGCGTAAGGATACGACAGAAGAAGGTGGAGCGCGCACGGTAAGAGTGCACGCCATTCGAGTACATTCCAGGAGCCATACGGGAACCGCCAAGGCATGAGCACGTCTTGGCAGAAAGGGGCAGTGTGGTTGCTAAAAGTTGTGCAAAAGACCTAGATAATGAATGGTTTGATCTCTGGGAAAAGGCGACTTAATCTCACTGCCATACTGTGAAGAGTGAAAATTTAAGTACCGGAAGTCAGTGCTCTGTGTTGCCGACAACAACAAACCATCTCTAACTCAATCGCCTCCAAGGAAGGTACTGATCTGATACTGTAATGTACGGGAGAGTCTTTAAATATCTTTCTTCGATTCAGTATACTGTATtgaatgttttgtggacagtgaatCACTACCTGGGATACGTTCCGTTTCTAAATCCTTCTTTGAACTTAAAACGCATATACTTGAGTGTTAGCTACGACCACTGttcatttttttataaattcagtatttcacttgAATGTTTAAAGCAGATATTAAATATTCAACCCGTAGATTCAGACAATATCTATTATTATAAGGTGGAAATTCAAAGAGTTTCTTCTCATTGCTGAAACAAAGACAAATACTTAATCTTTGTATCAAGATGTTTTCACAACATTGGAAATTTTCTGTGAGTGTGTATTATAAATTGAGATAAGACATTAATTCTAAGTTTTCATTTACATAGTAATTATATTGTCCAAAATAGTACATGCCCTTTTTTGGAATGGCGAATGTAATTTTTTGTGCCATAATTTGTTGTTCCCTCCAACTAAAAATTACAAACCTGCACTCACCTCTAATTTTGGCTATTTTGTGTTACGAATTTCATTTAAAAAGTGTTTCTATGACTGATTTCGAGTGCTATCTCTGAGAAATCGTTATAAGACAGTCACAACATTCAAGAAAGAGTTTAATTTTGCTGCAGAATACGTGTAAACAAGTTTCAGACATAATGgttacaaacatttgaaaatgtgGTATGGACCAGATATGACTCTGATCTTCCCATAAAGACACTGAATTCTTGGGCTGTAGTTATTGTTTTAGTACAGCAATTGTACCTTATTTCAGTATACGGTTCCGTCACGAACAGATACAAAACGTTTGCTAGGCTTACGTCGGATTGTTACCAGGGTGGCATGTTAACAGGGTTTGGCATCTGGTGTTGCAGGTACCAAGTGGTGCGGCCCTGGTAGTGTGGCGCGCTCCTACCACGACCTGGGACCAAGAGAGGCGGAGGATCGCTGCTGCCGCGAGCACGACCACTGTCCCGCCACGCTGGCGCCCGGAGAGTGCCGCTCCGGGCTTTGCAACCACTCGCCATTTACCAGGTAGACGCCCGCAGGCGGACATCTCACCGCACTTCTCCATTTGTTCTACGCTGCAACCACTTGACCCCACCAGATCAGTGACTGCAACTCTTCTCATCACCACGCTTCTCCCGTTGTTACAAACTCCAACCACTCGCCCTTCACCAGGTAGCCCTACATCTGGAGTTTGATGTCCTACTTATCTACAAAGAAACCACTCTCCTTTCACTGGGTAGGCCCACTCTCTCCCGGTCAGCCAGGATACTACAGCTGACTCCCTAATCTACACTGTAACCACTAGCCCTTTTGCTGGTATACCAACTACTGGCTCCTGCTGTCAGCCGGGACACTACCTGTCTTCCAAATCTACACGGGATCCACACACAGTTCACCAGGTAGGCGCCAGCTGATCCCAATGTCACTACACTTTTCATTTTGTTCCACAAAATTGCTTCATCCTTACGATCAGGTAGCCCACTTCTGGTTCCGACTGCCAGCCGACATACCAACCATTCGCTCATCAGATTGGCCTACCACATTTCAATACATCCCATTTTCTTCTATACTGCAATAGTTTGTCTTTCGCCATTTATGCCTATTCCTGGTTCCTGCTGTGAGCCTGAACACTACTCCTGTCCTTATAATCTACACTGCAAACGTTCATCTTTCACTATGTCACCATACATATTCTTTTCCTGCACTCTGTAACCATTCTCTCTTTAACTAGTAGATCTACACCTGTCGACAGCTTTCAGTGAGGACGCTAGTCCCGTTGCCAACTACACTATAACCGTTTGAATATCATAGGGTAGATGACTGCTGCCTACCAGGTCATCACATTTATCTTATTCTACACTGCATCCAATGACTATTCACCACAGTCCTTCTACTACCACCTGCAGTCTGCCAGGACGGTACACCAGTCCTCCTCATCTCTACTGTATCTATTCACGTTTCACCAGGAAGGCACCTGCTGCCCCCATGTCCCCTTTTGTTATACACTGCAACTGTCCGTCCTTGATCAGGTAGGCATATTCATCGCAGCACATAAACCAACTCCAGGCTTCTGCTGTTACCCAGGACTCTACATGTCTACTTAACCTACACTCCAGTCATTCATCCTTCACCTGCGAAGTATCAGCTGCTCACACATTTCCAATCCTCTTTTCATCTGGTAGACTCACCTGTAGCACTTGATGGAACCTGGGACACCATACCTGTACTGCTAATCTGTCTTGCAACTATTCTTCCTTCAGAAGCTAGATGGCCACGGCCGGCCACATCATAACACTTTTGTTCTACGCTGCCCTTCACCGGGTAGGCTGACTCATAACGCTTGCAGTATGGTGGTGCTTCTATTCTACACTGCAACAACTCGCATTTCACACGGTACGTGCCCGCTGCccacgatgtcaacaaatttcaccTTTCCTTCTACACCGCGAACAGTCTCTCTGCACCTGAGAGTTCTACTCATGGTACTTGTGGTGATCCAAAACACTACAACTTTCCTCCTTATATACGCTCCAACCATTCACCCTTCAAAAGGTATGCACACGCGATACATATTGTCCCCATATTTCTCATTTTTTCTACAAAATTGCAATCATTCTCTCCTAAAAAAGTAAAGACTGTTCTTCCATATGCCTTTACATTGCGCCTATGCTCCTATTTTTTACATACACCTACATGCTATTTTACATTATTTCACGTTTCACATGTTTGCGCTATTGTTACTGAGGTAtcactatttattttctttttcgttaTACTCATTTACAACTGACTTGTAAGTTTCTAATACATTTTTATTCCGTTTTTTATGTCTAGAGCCAATTTTTATGCCACATTACGTAGTATTTTTGAAAGCTATATCTCTGCTTCGCTTGTTCTTCATAACCTTACATTTGTGTACAGTCACCATCAGCTCGTATTGTGTAAGGATATCCGTTTGGTTCTTTACATATTCATCAGTTCACATGGGGCAGTTTTTGTATGGGTTGCGATTTTGGTATTTGATATTTTGTAACTATTAGCTTATACCACCTCATATATTGGTGGACTTGATGCATTCCtggttgtttcatgttttgtttttatgtataCAGATTCTGTGATGATAGTTTGACGCTAAACTGCAAGGCACTTAAACCGGTCAGTAATTGAATTTTCGATAACTAAAACATGACCTGTAATACGGCTTACTTGTCGATTGCATTAACTTATAATcttctattttgtacagaacgaaTAGACTGGATacctcagtacgtgacataaatttccagcCGATAAATGTAAACTTTCCCGAGAGAAAGGAGAGCAATGTGATTTTCTGGCATTACGTCAGTACGAAAACAAATGACAAATACGGGAGGATTTCTTTTTACTATAAATTAATACTTCTCGCGTTTGCTCATGCAATGTGGCTGCTACACCTTgtctcgtgcaaaatcttaaggttctaggtcaactgcaaggcacttaAACTTGTCAATAATAGAATTTTCGATAACTAAAACATGACCTGTAATACGGCTTACTtgtcgattgcattaacttagaagcttctattACTGATAGTAATAGTAAAAGACGCTTAAAGAGTTGTGTGCTATGCATTTCATAAAACACCCCCTCTTGACCATTAGACCCTCTCTTGGTGTCAGCCAGGACGCTATACCCGTCTTCCTAAACTGCACTTCAATTACTTCCCCTTCACCTGGTGGGCACTTGCTGCCCACCACATCATTACTCATCTCCTTTGGTTCAATATTGCAACCATTTGCGCTTGATCAGGCGGGCCTAGTCATGGTGCCTGCTCTCAGGCGGTACACAACACCTGCCCTTGTAATCCACATAGCACCCACGCGACTTTCGCTGGGCAGGTGCCTGTTGCCCACCACGTCACCATACTTTCCCTTTTGTTCTACACTGCAACCACTCATCCTTCACCAGAGAGGCTTACTTCCACCTTCTTTATGGACAACCTGAACAATAGTGGAGAGGCATTAATTTAAATTACAATAATACACATTTTGCTTTCGTATAAATGGTCATTACTACTTACTGCCACATATGGGCGATAAAATTCCTAGTACTTCGACAGTAATATCACCTACAATTCGTTACGCTCTCCGACCACTGATTTGCCAATCATTTCAACCAATATTCGAACGTCCTTCTGTCGTAAGGTCTGATGTGGAAAATGAAGTGCTACGTTTTGCATTGGCAGTGGCATCTGATCTCCGTGTCTCGACTAATAATCGTAAAACGGGAACTGAGATTTTTTCTACTTGTTCTGGAACGTTTTCCTTAAGAACAGTAGGCTAGCCACTGAGGAAGTGTTCACACTAAATTATCTGCTCCTtacttttgaaaaattttttgaaaGTATCTACAGTTGGAAAGAAATTTCCTCTGTTCTTGATTCCTTTTGCCTATCtcattttttactctgttctaAATAGTTCCTATGTTGTTGCAggaggaattttttttctttaaaatacattcatttttaGTCTCTGAAGATTTTGCAGagttttttacaatattttaaatgtgaTATAACCCCGTAACTGTCAATGTGCCCTGATGCTAAAAATGTGCCCTGATGCTTTCTTTGCTTTCTTCGATTTCATTTTTATGAGTTGAAATGAGTCCAATGATTTCAAAAGAgatgcagaacacacacacacacacacacacacacacacacacacacactgatcaagTGGAACATTAAGACAACCTACCCAATAGACGATTTgttcacctttggcatggataacagcggcgacacatcGTGGAATGAAAGCAATGAgatcttggtaggtcgctggagggagttggcgcaACATATGCACACACAACTCATCTAATTCTCTCGAATTCCGGAGAGGGAGGCAATGAGCTGTGACGCCACATtgaatcacatctcagatgtgttcgattgggctcaggcatggcgagttggggggccagcacatcaattagaactcgccACAGTGTTCGTCGAATCCATCACCctcctggccttctgacatggcgcattttgatgaaaaatgccactgccatcgggaacaTCATCGACATGATcggctgtacgtggtctgcagcaagtgtgcgatactccttggccgtcatggtgccttgcacactggacacatggatgcccacatgaaggTTCCCCAGagtgtaatggagccgccgccatttGTCTCCGTcccgtacaggtgtcaaggagctgttcccctggaagacgacggattcgctccctcccatcggcatgataaagaaggtatcgcgatccatcagaccgtgcaacgccctgccactgcgccaacgtccagtgccgacggtgatgtgctcatttcagtcgtagttgccaatgtcatgttgttaatgttggcacatgcatgggtcaccAGCTGCGGAGGCACACTGTTAggagtcaaatgttttttattccagtctttgatcaaaatatgaattctttagacgatgaccggtttcagtccgtaatgaccatcctcagatcttttttaacaccatgtcctaaagttataaggccataatggcatcgtcaaaacatataaatataatcagcatagcatcgtcatatagatctaaaataaggtgtagaataggcagcatcgtccacacagtcattattgcaatctGATCtgcggatggtcattacggactgatacCGGtcgtcgtctaaagaattcatattgtgatcaaagactgaaataaaaaacatttgacagtattggatgacTGTTTGTATACACGACCATGTCGCAGTTTGTGAACTGTTAGAAGTGTTCAACGCACTGTGTGATCAGCCATACTTACACTCTGCCCAGCgtttaagtctgatgttagttccgtcacagatCGTCGTCTGTCCTGTTTTGCCAGAGTACCCAGCCTACAATGCCCCACATCTGTAATATGGGCTGGCTGCCCAACCCCTCGACGTTtggacgtggtttcgccttggtttcggcacgtgctgaagacactcaccacagcactcttcgaacacccgacaagtcgcgcagtttccgaaatgcacgTACCAAGCCTCTGGGCTATCactatctgccctcggtcaaaacaGATATATCGCGCgcccttccccattccacacacagCCAGACGGCTCTCTgacactagcagtcattcctcgccagatgacactgctatcgccAGGGCGGGCTTGTATCGATAGTaggccggtggtcataatgttttggccgatCAGTGTACATACAAACATTGCTACAACATATACGTACATCACAACACAGACATTACATTTAAagttagcaataaataaataaaaagaaacaatatCTCATTTTCTTTCTCAGGGAATTAAATTAATATAGAGCTCTCGGATTTCGAGCCGAGTGTGTGCGTCGAAATGCTGCCATTTCAACGAACTCAGTTGGCTGGGAACCCGAGTGATTTATACTAGTAAAAATCAGTAAGTAATGCTtgctccggaaacagcgatcacgtTCAGGTGTGTGCGCTGCCTGAGTCTGGTGCCTGGTGTTGTGCAGGTCCCACTGCGACTGCGACCACCGCTTCAAGCGCTGCCTGCAGATGCTGGACACCCCCGCGGCGCACACGCTGGGCGCCGTCTTCTTCAACGTGGCGCAGGTCATGTGCTTCCGGGACCAGCGGCCCTGCAGGCGCCGGGACGCACGGTGGGTCTCTCCCTCTACTGCCTCTCCCACTCTCTGCTTAGGCCTTACGTACATTTAAGGTGTTTGGAAAAAGTGTCGCGTCGTCCTACAGGAGGtaggtcaaaactagaagaacgCTTTCTATCATGGTACGTCTGGAAACCAACACCTGCTGAGATATGGGCCAGTGTGCCCCCTCATTCCCATTTGTCTGTTACACTACAGGCAGTGCTGCACGTGGTTGCCACCCATCCTCACATCCTTCAGCGCTTTTTCCCAATGAATCACGCACTTTTTGAAGTTACCTTGCTGTTTTTGGATTGTGTTGCATGCCCAAGCTCTCTTGTAACGTGTGCACATTGTAGATGGGCCGGGCATATACCTATGCCTTCAACTGCCACCATGGCAGAAATCAAATGGATTCAGGCCCGTTGAACCTGGAAGCCGTGCTACCGGAACACCTCAACCAACCCGTCACTCGTGAAACGTTGTGTTGAGGTACTGTCACAGGATCTGCAGGTCATGGGGTTGTGGCCTTCTTTGCGTAAACTACAGTCGCTGTCTTCCTGTAAAGGTAACTAACATTCTTCAAAAGTCGCTTAGATATCGGTGATACATGGCACCTGTTAATCTGTTTGGTAACGCGTCTGGTCCTGCCAGTCTGTCAGCGACAATTGCTGCCCATACAGTGACACGAAAGAGGTCCTGTTGCCTCGCCTCCACGATAGCGcgaggatttgcatctgcccacaAGGTCGTATTGTGGTAATTTAGTATACCATCTCTTATGAATCCTTCCTAGTTTATCGGATCCTACACATTACTCGTCACAAGTAAACGGCCCATACCTCAacaagttcaaaatggtgcaaatggctctgagcactatgggacttaacttctgaggtcatcagtcccctagaacttagaactacttaaacctaactaccctaaggacttcacacacatccatgcccgaggcaggattccaacctgcggccgtagcggtcgcgcggttccagactgtagcgtctagaaccgctcggccactgcgggcgGCCCTCAACAAgtattggtttccggacatataattatacactgctcaaaagaagtaAGGCAATATGATTTTTGGGCGTCTGCTCTGTTCCGCTGAGCAATAGTTGAGGAGTATGTATGTTATCAAATTATACATTATCTTTCACGAATTATGTACCCAACGAAACATCCCTACATCCTCAAATGATCACataaaaataactgaaatgttTGGCAGGTGTCGAATACAAAGTGGAAAAAATGATTCAGCCTGTCAACCCGTTTGCTTTTCATTGGGCTCTGAGAGATTCAGTAACGTGTGAGCGTTTATCATATGCTTACACCTACGTGGCATGCTCCGTATAAGTCTACAGAGGTCACCCGTTGTTTCCGTTTCCATTACACAGTGAGAGCCCATgtgagttcttggagagtctgtggtggaacacGAAGACCACGTCTGTCAAGCAGGTcccatatgtgcacgatggggtttaCGTCGGGGCTCACCACtagccattccattacttcaacgCCCAGGCTTCACAAGACATCCCGGCTGACGCCTGTCAAATGGGCCCCGGCGTTTGAAGGAATTCCGGGCCACCACCGTATGCAACAGGATGAGTTCGATGTGCTGCCAGGCGGTAAGGCGGACATGGATAACGACAAGATCCGTATAGCTGTCAAAACTGAATCCTCCCCATGACATCACAGAAGTTTGAAAATCTGTCAGTTTCCTGCACAACATTTGGTCTCCGCACACGAATATAGGCATCACCATCAAAGGACATCTGGACACGTGTGTGAACAACACGTTTCACCAGTAACAAAGTTGCCAGTTGAGACGAGtacggcagaactgaaggcgagctgcaagatgtTGTCTTGACAAGAGGGGTACTCGGACGTCTGAATCGTAAGCCCCTTTTCCGTAACCTGTTCATTACTGTGTGATttcggacacagcggctccagttGCCCTTCTGAGATCGCCTTTCAGCGCCCTGGCGGTATCCGTACGACACTGCAATGCAGAGATGGCCACATATCGGTCTTCACGTGAGGCTGTAATGCGTCGCCGAACTTGTCCAACTCGCCTTCTGTACTGACCTGTCTCTCTGTAGCATGTCCACTACCTTTGAATCAAACGCAGAGAGGCATTGTCGTCTGTAACAATATGACAGAAAGCACATCTGTTTTGGATCAAACAGGCCGTCCTTGCAACTCGCGTTTTTTTAAGATGTCGCATTACCTGTTCTTGGTAGAATAAAATGTCCACAAATGCCAACTGCCATCTGTGTAACTCACAAGAGAACACTGGGTCACCGGTACTCACTTCATTGTGAGGGTtcacctgacactgtaatgcataacacagaaCAGATGGCGAATAAATAAaggaaagtgtaaagttattcacatgagtactaaaagaaatccgctaaatttcgattacgcgataagtcacaaatctgggggctgtaaattcaactaaatacttaggcattacaattacaaataacctaaattggaacgatcacatagataatgttgtgggtagagcaaaccaatgcgattcattggcagaacacttagaaggtgcaacagatctactaaagagactgcttacaccacacttgtccgcccctttctgaagtactgctgtgcggtgtgggatccgtatcaggtggtactgacggatgatattgaaaaagttcaaagacgggcagctcgttttgtattatcgcgaaatagggaagatagtgccacagacacgatacgtgacttggagtggcaatcattaaaacaaaggcgtttttcgttgcgacgggatcttctcttgaaatttcaatcgccagttttctcatccgattgcgaaaacattctgttggcacccacctacatagggagaaatgatcgtcacgataaaataagagaaatcacggctagcacagaaaaattttagtgctcgtttttcccgcacgccgttcgacagtggaacggtagagagacgacttgaaggtggttcattgaaccctctgccaggcatttaactgtgaatagcagagtaatcacgtagatgtgaatGTAGATTCCGGTATCGAAATACGTAGATTCAACATACCGGCCGTTGATATACGTGTTCCCCTCATTCTTTTGAACGGTGTAGTAACTTTTCCACTGTTTCCTACCAGTACTACCTTCTTCATGAATATctg
This window contains:
- the LOC126204220 gene encoding phospholipase A2-like, which codes for MTRMVALTGDRCDYYTDRADIRRAVLESPSKHVREMPAMDVDALMQACRQQGPSRTSGFIFPGTKWCGPGSVARSYHDLGPREAEDRCCREHDHCPATLAPGECRSGLCNHSPFTRSHCDCDHRFKRCLQMLDTPAAHTLGAVFFNVAQVMCFRDQRPCRRRDARRCSARMAAVGPYPLPPPGAALVSRLLNLLQR